AGACTAGTCTTCGTAGCTAAGTCACAAACAAAAGAGGCGCAACCAGTGGTTGCGCCTCTTTTGTTTGTAGTGGTGCCGCACTGTTACGCACTGGCTGCTTCTGAATGTTCTTTTGCTTCGTGTTGGAAGCTGTAGTAGAGATAAAACAAAGCCGGCAGAATAAGTACACTGCCTAACAGGAGTGCCCAACCTAGCGCGTTCATTGTGGCAGCAGGCGCCTGGTCTTTTAGTAGAGAAAGATTAGGTGCATTCTTTAAAACAACGAAATCGGGGAAGTGCCGGTAGCCAATAGCTAGCAGAATCATCGTCACTTGAAAACCGGCCAAGATGCGTGGTAACACGGTTTTCTCCTTGCTCACCGCGTACGCCATGGCGCCCAGCGAAATAGTAGCTAGCACCACCGCTCCCGTTCCAACTACGTTCCCGAAAACCCACTGCCAGAGCGGAATGTCTTCTACTTTGGCCGCCAGAAATACGCAGCCGCCAGCAGCAAACGCAATAACCGTCATCAATTGAGTTTTGCGGATGAAGTACCGCTTATCCGTTTCATTCTCGGCCTCACCGATGCTGTAAACGCTAGCTAGGTAGCCACAGAGCGCCACTGTAAACACGCCCACACCGACAGCAAACCAGTGCAGCCAACTGAATACATAAGCACTTAAAAAATTGGGAGCCGCGGGGTCGACGTAGCCGGCCAATACGCTGGCGGCAATAACCCCCAGGAAAAACGGCGTGATGGCGCTGGAAAGCACGAAAATGCGGTTGTATACCATCTGCATTTGATCTTTCACCGCATCGTAGTGCCGGAACACGAAAGCGGTGCCGCGTGCAATGATGCCAAGCAACATAATCAGCAGCGGAATATGCAAGCTAACCGACATGACGCTATAGATGCGTGGAAAGCCCACGAACAGAATAACCACGGCAATAATGAGCCACATGTGATTAGCTTCCCAGATCGGCCCAATAGCGTGCGACATGGTCTGGCGGGCGGTACGACGGTTCTTGCCACTCGTGAACAGCTCCATGATACCTGCTCCAAAATCAGCGCCCCCAAGTAGAAGATACAGCCAAATGGCCGCGCACAGAAAAACGATAACAACGTAGGACATGGCTGAAAGCTAGGCAGCGGCTAAGTGTTGAGCAGGGCGGTCGTAGAGTTCAGGCACCATCTTAATTTGCCGGTATAGTAAGAAGACCACAATCAGGCTCAGGGATATATATACGGCCGTAAATAGGTAAAACGAGTACGCAATACCAGGCATGGGCGTCACAGCGTCGGCGGTGCGCATGACGCCGTACATGATCCAGGGTTGCCGACCTACTTCCGTCACCGTCCAGCCAGCTTCCACGGCAATAAAGCCAGCGGGAATAGCGGCTACAAAGAGCTTCAAAAACCAGTCTGTGCGTAGCCACTGCTTCTTGCGCCACGAAGCCCAGAAATAGAGTACCGACAGCGCCATCATGAACATACCTAGCCCCACCATCAGCTGAAAAGCTAGGTGCGGCACCATCACCGGCGGGCGGTTCTTGGCCGGAATTTGGTCGAGGCCAGTAACTTCTTGCTTGAAGTTACCGTGCGCCAAAAAGCTCAGCATGCCCGGAATCTTAATGGCATAATCGACGCGCTGCTTGTCTTCATTGGGCAACCCACCTAGCACAAGCGACGCCGCCTTTTCGGTGTGAAAGTGCGCCTCCATGGCAGCTAGCTTCGCGGGCTGGCGCTTGGCCACGTCTTTCGCCGAGAAGTCACCACTGAGCGGCTGGAGCACTGCCGCGATAGTAGCAAAGAATGCTGCAATACGAAAGGCGTGCATGTGAAAGCGCACATTCTTG
This Hymenobacter sp. GOD-10R DNA region includes the following protein-coding sequences:
- a CDS encoding cytochrome d ubiquinol oxidase subunit II encodes the protein MSYVVIVFLCAAIWLYLLLGGADFGAGIMELFTSGKNRRTARQTMSHAIGPIWEANHMWLIIAVVILFVGFPRIYSVMSVSLHIPLLIMLLGIIARGTAFVFRHYDAVKDQMQMVYNRIFVLSSAITPFFLGVIAASVLAGYVDPAAPNFLSAYVFSWLHWFAVGVGVFTVALCGYLASVYSIGEAENETDKRYFIRKTQLMTVIAFAAGGCVFLAAKVEDIPLWQWVFGNVVGTGAVVLATISLGAMAYAVSKEKTVLPRILAGFQVTMILLAIGYRHFPDFVVLKNAPNLSLLKDQAPAATMNALGWALLLGSVLILPALFYLYYSFQHEAKEHSEAASA
- a CDS encoding cytochrome ubiquinol oxidase subunit I, which gives rise to MDDFLAARSQMALSLGFHIIFSCIGMVMPFFMAVSHFQWLRHGDESYKNLTKAWSKGVAIFFATGAVSGTVLSFELGLLWPRFMEHAGPIFGMPFSLEGTAFFIEAIALGFFLYGWNRFNPWFHWFTGVVVGISGLASGVLVVAANAWMNSPAGFDFVDGKYLNIDPMRAMFNDAWLSQAIHMSLAAFAATGFAVAGVHALMILKRKNVRFHMHAFRIAAFFATIAAVLQPLSGDFSAKDVAKRQPAKLAAMEAHFHTEKAASLVLGGLPNEDKQRVDYAIKIPGMLSFLAHGNFKQEVTGLDQIPAKNRPPVMVPHLAFQLMVGLGMFMMALSVLYFWASWRKKQWLRTDWFLKLFVAAIPAGFIAVEAGWTVTEVGRQPWIMYGVMRTADAVTPMPGIAYSFYLFTAVYISLSLIVVFLLYRQIKMVPELYDRPAQHLAAA